A genome region from Euryarchaeota archaeon includes the following:
- a CDS encoding nucleotidyl transferase AbiEii/AbiGii toxin family protein, protein MQRGYARDYYDVWRLLREGNYDLTQTRVLLIRKCKLTAVPFEPRLIFDENRLVDAGQHWETALARLTKDLAPFDSVIRELRKSLGPIPRG, encoded by the coding sequence ATGCAACGCGGCTATGCGCGCGATTACTACGACGTTTGGCGGCTCCTGCGCGAGGGCAATTACGACCTCACGCAGACGAGGGTGCTTCTCATCCGAAAGTGCAAGCTCACAGCCGTTCCCTTCGAACCCCGATTGATATTCGACGAGAACCGCCTCGTTGACGCCGGCCAGCACTGGGAAACGGCTCTCGCCAGGCTCACGAAAGACCTAGCACCGTTCGACTCTGTCATTCGCGAACTCCGGAAGTCGCTCGGACCGATTCCACGAGGATAA